The Bacteroidia bacterium genomic interval ATAGAACACATAACGGAACCTACACCATGAGGAACTGAGAAAGTCTTAATATCATTATAGGTATAGGGACTTACTGTCATATCAGTACTATAAGGAAAGTTTCTAATACCTCCTCCAGTGGTTGCCTGTCCGGCTGCATAGGTCCCTATTCCTTTTGCTTCTGCTCCTGTATCACCGGGCTTTACTTGCATTACAAGGGCAAACCAGTCACTCCATCCCTCACCAGGCTGTTCTTCATTTCCTAAACATCCTGCTTCTGCGGGACCTCCTGTTAATCTATTAGAAATACCATGACCAAATTCGTGAGCTACAATTCCATTATCCAAATCTGAATCTCTATCTGTAGCTGCTAGAAGCGGCTTGGATAGAGTTATGTTTACGGTTCCACTTGCAAGCAGATTCTTTAAATTGGTTCCATCATTTTGGCTAATAAAGAAGGCAGGAATATTCACACCCGCTCCGGAAGCTCCAGGAGCCATACTAATAAGTCCGCCTCCACGGCCATCATTTGCAACAATTACACCTATCGCTCCTGCATTCTGTGCATTCAGGGCTTTAACCCCAAACTCACAGGTCCCTCTATCAATCAAAACTATTTTACCAGAAACATCACCCGCATTTGAAAGTGCGTTACAACCTTCATTGTTTCCTGTACCATCTTCTACTAAAATCAAATCAGCTGTAACAGGATTTATTATGTCCGTATCACCAAAAGCAGCAAGTCTGGAAGTGACCGCTCCCTGATTACTAGCTGGAGAGTTGACTTCAACTCCTCCAATTCCAGGATCACCAGATGGCCATATAAACATACTCATCACTCCGCTACTTCCATCAGGAGGGGTACCAAAGGTCGCATTATTGGTCCCGCTACCATCCTGGGCATCTGCCCTTACTGCATCACCACCTGTTCCTCCTCTTCCGTAGTTATTCACCTGAAAATTACCAGAGACTTCATCGAAGCCATAGTTGTACCAAACATCATGCATGATGTTGTTCATGTAAAACAAATTGGTAATAACTGCATCCTGATTTTGATCAGGGCCTACACTTGTGTCATAGGTAAAATCGAAATCCAGATTCGCACCTCCATCAGGACTATATCCCGGAACATTGTTGGCATCCCTATCCTCACTAGCCCAAACATTATTTCCTCTTGTAATGGTAAACTCTGCTCCGGCAACTCCATCTGTATCATGCCAGCCAAAAGGAGAGGCCGTAGCATCGGAAGGATCCTGGATCAATACATATGGTCCGTGATTGGGACTTTCTGTAGGAATTGCCAGAACACGATACTGTCCAGTCATCATATTGGCTTCTTCCAAAGAGTTTGCTCTTGGGGCATACATGAAACTTTCTTCGAAGAAATTCATGTGAGCGTCTGCATCATGGGTATGATTTGCTTCGAAATTACATTCAACAACCCAGTCTTCTTCAAAAATCAATCCCCCACTATTTGCATCAATGATAGCGTTGTAATAATGAGGTCCGTCTGTACTCTGAACCTGCATATTCCAGCCAAGCTTTACTCCCCCTTTCTGATCAGCGTAATAGACCAGTTTAAAAGGAATAGGCTCATGTGCTATCTGATTACTGCCAAGGGTTCCGCTTTGCTCCAGGCCCTTTGCAACACTCAATACTTCTATTTGGGATGAAGTCTTCCAATCATGCGCTACACACAAGCTTTGCAAGGCAGCCTCCGGAGATAAAACAGGAGTACTTCCAAGGCTTTTCTGTCCCAAACCTTTGATAAGCTTTTGATGTCTTGCGACAACTTTTCCATTCCAAACGTGGATGGATGCATTACTATTTACAATGGAAATCCCATTATGGGCCTGTTGCAAATAGATGTGTCGTACTGAATTATGTTGCGTCACATAATCGTTCGTCACTTTCAGTTCCTGTAAGTCAGCTTGAGAAAATCCCTGGCTGACACCCCAGGTTTTGAAATCCTGTAAAACAGGACCGATGGGCTTGTTTTGCCCAAACACATTACTACCTAGTACAATGCAGAAAAGCACCACCAGGGAGAGTTTAACTTTCGTCATGATCTTTAGGGTCTTGATAGTTAGTCGTACGGATAAATTCGAGTGTACCTGAATCCCCAAGAATTCAGATTATTTAGGATAAAAACAGATAGCAAAATACTATGCTAAATCCATTTTCTAAAATTGAAATAAGATAAATCCTACAAGCGTCATCTGATGGACATATATCTAATTAATGGCCAGCCAGATAGCTCGTTTGCAAATTGCGATGAGTGTAAATAAGGCGTCATAATTTGTAATTATATTGATTCGTATCTTTGTATGAGGAATTTTCTTCCGACAATCTTTTATCTATGAATTTGAAGACTACAATTATAAGTCCCTGGATTCTTCTTTTGTTACTTTTTCATTTCGTTTCCTGCAATGGACAGACGGAAAAGGCTATGGAGAATTCGCATACATATACTAATAGACTAATTAATAGCGCAAGTCCCTACCTCCTTCAACATGCGCATAATCCTGTAGATTGGCATCCCTGGGGAGAAGAAGCTTTGCAAAAGGCAAAAGAGGAAGATAAACTCCTGATCATTAGTGTTGGCTATGCCGCCTGCCATTGGTGCCATGTGATGGAACATGAATCCTTTGAGGATACGACGGTCGCCAATCTGATGAATAAGCACTTTGTTTCAATCAAAGTGGATCGGGAAGAAAGGCCGGATATAGACCAGATTTATATGAATGCGGCCTACATGACAGTAGGGAAGGGAGGCTGGCCACTCAATGCAATTGCCCTCCCCGATGGAAGGCCTTTGTTTGCAGCCACCTATTTTCCCAAGAAAGACTGGCTACGGATGCTCAATTTCTTCATCAAGAAAAAGACAGAAGCTCCAGATGAACTCCTGGATGCAGCAAGTAAAATGACCGAGGGTATGCAACAGTTCGATTTAGCGAAACTGGAACTAAATAAAAGTAGCTGGGAACCTGCTATCATGGATGCAGTTACTGATGAATTACTTTCAAAAATGGACTTGAGAAAAGGCGGCTTAAAAGAAGCTCCAAAATTTCCCATGCCTAGTATTCATCGATATTTGCTGAGAGACTTTTACCTAAACGAAAATGAAGAATCCCTGGAAGCCCTAAATGTGAGCCTGAAAGAAATGGCCTATGGAGGAATTTATGACCACCTTCGAGGAGGCTTTGCCCGCTATTCAACGGATGCCATTTGGAAAGTGCCCCACTTTGAAAAAATGCTCTATGACAATAGTCAAATTGTCAGCCTTTATTCAGAAGCCTACCAATTGAGCAAAGATCCTCTCTACAAAAAAGTAGTGTATGAAAGCCTCGCTTTTGTCGAAGCAGAATTACTAGATGAATCCGGAGGTTTCTATTCTTCTCTGGATGCAGATAGTGAAG includes:
- a CDS encoding thioredoxin domain-containing protein, whose translation is MNLKTTIISPWILLLLLFHFVSCNGQTEKAMENSHTYTNRLINSASPYLLQHAHNPVDWHPWGEEALQKAKEEDKLLIISVGYAACHWCHVMEHESFEDTTVANLMNKHFVSIKVDREERPDIDQIYMNAAYMTVGKGGWPLNAIALPDGRPLFAATYFPKKDWLRMLNFFIKKKTEAPDELLDAASKMTEGMQQFDLAKLELNKSSWEPAIMDAVTDELLSKMDLRKGGLKEAPKFPMPSIHRYLLRDFYLNENEESLEALNVSLKEMAYGGIYDHLRGGFARYSTDAIWKVPHFEKMLYDNSQIVSLYSEAYQLSKDPLYKKVVYESLAFVEAELLDESGGFYSSLDADSEGEEGKFYVWTEEEIDELLGEDAAYFKALYNVKTKGNWEGENILYITNPLSEVAASFSMNESDFAKNIEASKKKLLAERNKRERPGLDDKVLCSWNALMLMGYLDAYRVFGDENFFDKALKNAHFLKEHMIRKDGGVDRSYKDGKSSINGFADDYSFLIEAFVAMYQATFDENWLFEAEKLMEYSLEHFYDEQTAMFYYTSDLDDKLITRTKEIADGFIPGANSSLAKGLFFLGTYLYKEDYLEKSRQMLSNMEEQMKQEPAFHSNWAHLLTYFTHPPYEVAIVGEDWKKLRREMDANFLPNVLYLGGNSEGKLELLKFKLVPDETFIYVCQDKSCKFPVQESGAALKLIDK
- a CDS encoding T9SS-dependent M36 family metallopeptidase, whose amino-acid sequence is MTKVKLSLVVLFCIVLGSNVFGQNKPIGPVLQDFKTWGVSQGFSQADLQELKVTNDYVTQHNSVRHIYLQQAHNGISIVNSNASIHVWNGKVVARHQKLIKGLGQKSLGSTPVLSPEAALQSLCVAHDWKTSSQIEVLSVAKGLEQSGTLGSNQIAHEPIPFKLVYYADQKGGVKLGWNMQVQSTDGPHYYNAIIDANSGGLIFEEDWVVECNFEANHTHDADAHMNFFEESFMYAPRANSLEEANMMTGQYRVLAIPTESPNHGPYVLIQDPSDATASPFGWHDTDGVAGAEFTITRGNNVWASEDRDANNVPGYSPDGGANLDFDFTYDTSVGPDQNQDAVITNLFYMNNIMHDVWYNYGFDEVSGNFQVNNYGRGGTGGDAVRADAQDGSGTNNATFGTPPDGSSGVMSMFIWPSGDPGIGGVEVNSPASNQGAVTSRLAAFGDTDIINPVTADLILVEDGTGNNEGCNALSNAGDVSGKIVLIDRGTCEFGVKALNAQNAGAIGVIVANDGRGGGLISMAPGASGAGVNIPAFFISQNDGTNLKNLLASGTVNITLSKPLLAATDRDSDLDNGIVAHEFGHGISNRLTGGPAEAGCLGNEEQPGEGWSDWFALVMQVKPGDTGAEAKGIGTYAAGQATTGGGIRNFPYSTDMTVSPYTYNDIKTFSVPHGVGSVMCSMLWDLYWAMTDEHGFDADIYNGTGGNNMAMQLVLDGMKLQPCFPGFTQVRDAILLADSINYGGANQRLIWEVFARRGLGASADAGSSFSRSDGTEAFDLPDKVKEILFMEKTVDKNSVENGDTITFSFFVRNQKSTPLNNLIVRDTLSSDFQYVNNSSTINLNLSGNILSFNLGNFAPEQDTTFSFQVTANSSQPFSLPDFEDDIEGDVSDYRNQGRAGVDEWRTSIDRSSSPLTSWFIPNVDTTNDQALIMPIFTPTGSPVLSFWHYYDTEATWDGGVVEILSGGQWVDLGEKMLTNGYNSTVQSNNPMGARLAFSGKSNGWIQTKIDLTDFEGVPAALAFRFGSDDNTFEEGWYIDDILVQNEFISTNAATVTSDEGDVYRAEIARPVAIIITDIANSTRELPNEVEIRLYPNPAQEQVSLEYFGTSTEMLQVEFRNTIGQMVKGFEMRPFANQSSSKIDISNLPAGIYNISIRQGDMRTIKKLLVE